AAAACCACCAGGACACGCCCGGGCGTCCGGTTTGCCACGAACGTGCCACCGGCCCCGTCAATATTCGGGCGACGACGCGGCTGACGCGGGGAACCGCCGTATCGGCGCTCGCCCGCGCCAGCCACCCTCGGGCCGGGTCGATCCCCGTCCGGTCCAGGTGCTGCGGGCTCCTCGTGGACCGGCGGAGCGACGGGCGAGGTTCACTGGTCGCCGGACAAAATCCCGGCCAGCAGCGATGGCTCGATGTTGCCCCCGGAGACGATGGCGACCGTCCGGCCCCGCGGCGTCGCCCCGGCGCGGTAGCCGGCCAAGGCGACGGCTCCGCTGGGTTCGGCGACCAGATGCGCACGTTGGGCCAGTTCACGTACCGCTGAACGTATCTCGGCCTCCGACACCGTGATCACCTCATCGAGCACGCGCTGCAGGTGAGCGAACGTCAACTCCGATGGTGTCGAGCGCAGGCCGTCGGCGATGGTTCGGTTGCGTTGCGCCACAGGCCAATCCACCCGGCGACCGGCGGCAAGGCTTTCGGCGGTGTCGGCGGCGAGCTCGGGTTCCACTCCGAACACCTTGGCCTGCGGGCACCGGGCCCGGATCGCGGTTCCCACACCCGATGCCAGACCGCCGCCACTGACCGGGATGAGGACGGCCGCGACGTCGGCCAGGTCCTGCGCGATCTCCAGGCCGACGGTGCCCTGGCCGGCGATCACGTCGGGATGGTCGAACGGTGGTATGAGCACTCCGCCGGTGCGCTCGACCAGTTCGGCCGCAACCGATTCACGCTCCCCGGCTCCGCACAACGTCACCTGAGCGCCGCGATCCCGGGTGGCATTGACTTTCACCGTCGGCGTTTCCTCGGGCATCACGATGTGGGCGGTGACGCCGAACGCCGCGGCCGCATAGGCCACCGCCTGTGCGTGGTTGCCGCTGGAGTAGGCCACCACTCCCCTGGCCCGGACGCCGGGATCGAGCCGGCCCAGGGCGTTGAAGGCACCCCGGATCTTGAATGCGCCGATCGGCTGCAGGTTCTCCGGCTTGAGCCACAACGGCCGATCTGGGTCCGCCCATCCAGCGGCCAACAGCGGGGTACGCACGATGTCGGGGGCGATCCGCCGGGCGGCGGCGTCGATGTCGTCGATGGTCACCAGCTTCACGGCATAGAGTCTCTCCCGCCGCCGGGTCCGGCGGAAGTCCGGCCCGTCCCCGCCCGCTACCGTGGAGCGGCGATCCCGCCGGCCCTGGAGTGCTCACGTGACCTACAGCTTTGCCATCGTCCCGCGGTACGCCGAAATCGACCAGCAGGGTGTGGTCTTCAACGGCCACTACCTCACCTGGTTCGACGAGGCATGTACCGGACTGTTCGACCACCTGCAGGTGAGCTATCCCGATCTGATCGCCGCGGGCCTCGACATGCAGGTGGTCCACACCGAGATCGACTTCCGGGCGCCGGTGCGTTGGCGGGAGGCGGTGCGCGTCGCCGTAGAGTGCCGGCGCATCGGTGACACCAGCTTCACCCTCGGATTCACCGTCCTCGGTACCGACGCCGCCGGCCACGAACTGCCCAGGGTCTGCGGGAGCAACGTGTACGTCGTGGTCTCGACCGACGACTGGGCCAAACGACCCATACCTGACACCGTCCGCGCCGCACTCAGATCCGTTGCGAGCCAATAATTGTCCCGACCTCGCCATTGTCGGTGCCCCGTCCGACATCTCGACGACGGACCGCCGGCGCGCCGAGCACCGAAGAATTCGCGTTGAAACGCGAGTTCACAGGTAGCACAATCGGTGTGGACGGCGAGTCCGGTCGGTGAGGGGGAAACATGACGCAGGCCAGCGGTGGCGGATATGACGACGGTTTCGATGACGACGCCCCGGAGGCCGACGTCGCCGAACAGCTGATACCGGTCGGCGTCGATGATGAGGACGACGCGTTGTCGGATCTGCGGCGGGTGCGGATCTCGACGGATACCGAAGCCACCGAGGCCGACCTGATCGATCAGGCCATCGTGGTGCCACTGGACGACGAGTCCGACTTCGACCGCTGACAGGAAGGATGCCGAGCATGCGCCTCCCCGATGCGTTCGACGGCATGGCCGCAGACACCGCGACGACCTCACGGGTGTTCGGTGAACCGTATGTGACACCCGACGGGGCGACGGTGATACCGGTCAGCAAGATCCGGTGCCGGCCCGACAGCGGGCGATCCGATGCCAGACCGCTGGGGATCTTCGTCGTCAAGGACGGCAAACCCACCTGGGTTCCGGCCGTGGACAACACACGGATCGCCCTGATGGGTGAACTGATCGGGTTGATGGCAGCGACATTGGCCACGGCCGCTATGGTGCGTCGGCCACCGTGGCCGGATGTCCGTGGCGTGTTCTCGC
The genomic region above belongs to Mycolicibacterium sp. HK-90 and contains:
- a CDS encoding threonine/serine dehydratase, with the translated sequence MKLVTIDDIDAAARRIAPDIVRTPLLAAGWADPDRPLWLKPENLQPIGAFKIRGAFNALGRLDPGVRARGVVAYSSGNHAQAVAYAAAAFGVTAHIVMPEETPTVKVNATRDRGAQVTLCGAGERESVAAELVERTGGVLIPPFDHPDVIAGQGTVGLEIAQDLADVAAVLIPVSGGGLASGVGTAIRARCPQAKVFGVEPELAADTAESLAAGRRVDWPVAQRNRTIADGLRSTPSELTFAHLQRVLDEVITVSEAEIRSAVRELAQRAHLVAEPSGAVALAGYRAGATPRGRTVAIVSGGNIEPSLLAGILSGDQ
- a CDS encoding thioesterase family protein yields the protein MTYSFAIVPRYAEIDQQGVVFNGHYLTWFDEACTGLFDHLQVSYPDLIAAGLDMQVVHTEIDFRAPVRWREAVRVAVECRRIGDTSFTLGFTVLGTDAAGHELPRVCGSNVYVVVSTDDWAKRPIPDTVRAALRSVASQ